In Amblyomma americanum isolate KBUSLIRL-KWMA chromosome 8, ASM5285725v1, whole genome shotgun sequence, the DNA window acacgctgccgttgtcatcaaaggaatataaagagaggagtgctgtttttctacaacatgcaaagtgctttctttacctgcataatggaattcttcattgcctgctccatccaccattggctgcaacaatcttataacaggcaaacttgccactggtggcaggtcgatgcctccatcagagtcagtctggttgcctaccctggtcattatgtggctggcaacagcaatgacttgctcactttgagcgctcacagtgcattgagctgaccctcctcctgaaaagaaaaaagacaccgcacacagtgaagctactcttaatttatagacaatgcgccattaaaatattttgttcatgaagtgccacacaaaaccaaccaaaggcacaccaatgcatgcaactgtgtgttgttttcgctacgtttttgtgccacccgtcccagcagtgccaggaatgagtaaaggtaggtagctgtatgtacagccttccggatattcaatagtaccaagcaactgtcaatagcgcggcaagtttcctcatgaacatgaaggtcgccagtgtagacaccgtctggtctacggtgcacccaatttggcttcgcggcgcgatagtatgcgaatggtaccaactccgagcaaaatcgtccgttgtcagttcgctgctggccaggcgcgagccctccgtcccactgcactgcccgctcatcatagtcttctatgcagcagaaatcgcatgccttcgtactgacttgaatgtagcaaacattctctgtagtttttaaaaattacggaggctgtacaggatactgcttgggcattatttacacgattaacgcaggctgcattcatctgcgtttgtaaataaagcagagtacactgcaccgaaacgttattacgtgcccatttacgtgttatcacactgttcctaaaaaactatgcattccagtacacgttgcttacgccgaccgaagtagaataatcatgcccttatccatggcatacaaagcatgcaggaacaaacatttgtaaacggcctgcaagccgcgctcacctgtcttgtggcgatctctctttttcctcgcgtcctcttccttcgacttttgtttaggttggcccagcatttcttgagctgattggggtcacgtcgggtcaccccgtgattgctgttaaacagcccggcaatttccttccaagcggcgttttttttttttttgccagcgacgacatatcggtttttttgcactctaatatatgccgacgtgcgttaacaaaacacaataacaattccttttcctcgaacgtgaactgaggcgctggtctccgctgggagcaggaaaagcatgggaaaaactggctatggctcaactaggattggctcaatgtggagcacgttgccagccaaaaacgtcaatcaagtggaagcagcgggtagcactgaaatgtagtttttattgttagcaattttatgcaggtcactcacaccttgtgcctgtttatgactgctgaacgagatgcgttgttttataggagcaaaatgggcattattataatagattgttcaatactctcatccccagacgagcaatgcgccctcgctttcaagcacgcgcttaacttgacgaagcaagtcaggttgagcatctatgaaacacgaaacccaacttggccgttctgaagccgccttggtgcttcgactcgacttgccgaagttgagccgaagcgcgagccaagttacatttctgcattcgggggtaagtcGCATCACGTTacagccccagctcagactggactggactgcatccgtttacatgcgcttttaagcacttgaatagcaaaggactaagggcggtcattttcagtggcccgccctaagcatcaattctccaatcaaaaataacatgagagatcGGGACAACCCTTTGGGTTGGGTTTAGCCTCGAagccagagtcttgttaacaacagaaactaaataaaaaaacaaatacgccaccactctctctcaagtgagagtacccgcacgctctcccttcggagctaatccttgccccaggcatgcataccgccgcccaccatcggtccgcgtcgcccgtcagcaagaGAGGAGGgtgcgaaagggcccacgatgccgccgcgctaccgacggcgggacacagctaataagcatgaaggggtttgtctgtcgctccgggaaaccaaattaaggatcgcccctgtcttcccacattcttggtgagcactgctgtccgccatgacaggtgtccgtcacggccctcctgggaatacgcttttgttcacgaggcccgGCGGGACGCTGCGGTTGCCTTCCCTGCGAAGCCCATGTCGTTAGGGGGGTTTGTGCGTGAAGCGACCGTACCGTTTTCGTTCCCCGTAcgcactcgggggctctcgcttatactggggagcggtttccacGTGTGCCGGCGTCCCACTTCCTGCAAAGAGGGGCGTCCTTACAGCACCCTTCGCTGCGtgacaggtctgaccgccgccgcgGTCAGTCGCTCCGCAGCCGCtcgggactgagggccgaggttAACTGGTTTGAtgatagaaggttgtggccaagtactacaccagggtggtcaagtcctgttctggtgagagagtgtgTTGTCGGTTTtgatcaccgagatcaggccgagCTCCAGGTCTgggtatgcaattccatcgacacgcggattttgttttttaaacccggtggagaattgcgcggcactaggattcgagccccggtcctcttgcacgcgaggcggatgctctacctctgcgccatcgctgcaccctctctctctctctctcccctacTTCACATGtttttaaaaaaatggctgtggtttagctcttggtaaacctggagtgacgcgatagctacagctggccgagtcgaACTCGCTCAGTCAGATTGCGAAGtccgtctttcgccgctgcgtttcgctgggcgttcctacttcatcttcgtccctggacgtggattcactctctccccctctccactcctcccccactcgatTTCGCtgccacgccgcgccgccggcagctgccacggtggccgcaGCGTCGCCACGCTGAgagctcgaaatgctagcgtaatataGGTGCTCGGCGCGCACAGCAGCTGCGTgttctgacgtcactccgcgcatgcgcacaactgacgaggcgggtgGCGTCAGCTCCGCCGTCAGCGCAGCGGCATGCCTCCgctcacaccagctgcgggctattatgccactccgcgcatgcgcacagctggcagagcggtggtgccacggctcagcgcgcagccacgctgacctcgcgaagtggctggcgtagtgtagctatcgctacaaaataaattTCTATGTTTATTTCTCACAGATATGCTGCAGTGTAAGAGCACGCTGCAAATGACATGACGCGAACGTACGTACTGTTCCAAGGTCCAAGATTCCCGGCAGAGTCGCATTGAGGCACCCGGCTAGAAAAGCAATAATATGCGTTAACTTGTGACACTCCGGTGAATGTGAGCAAAGAAGTGAAGAGAAACGAGGGTCTGGCATTATCAAATATACGAATGAAGCTAACTGCCTTGGGAACTGCTTGAACACGCGACTACGGCACCACAGCACATCTTCAAAAGGAGCTCCGTGTTCTAACTTCGCTTTACAATACAGAGATTGGTGTCCTAATAATTCATCTCCCTGAAGTAAAAATGGATGCACTCCACTTTTTAATCAGACTAAAGTTCTGCATTGCCATAAAGATCAATTAACAAGAGTAATCTGCGAGGCATATCATAATCACAAGAAAAACGACACATGCGTGAGCATTCCTTCTGTTCTTATCCATGACTGCGGAATTATGTATCTGGATTTTCATTCGTAATGTATTTTGTATCATATTTTGGAAGCGCATGTGCTGCTGATCGTAAATTGAGTATCTTTTTTCCATGCCTTTTTGAATAACATTCCACTTGTTCCTAAGCGCTGGCCTGTGTGGTCTTATTTTCGCCTGTCGTCAGTATTGCGCTGTACCGCCTGCAATCATTGTCCGCGCTAAGGATTGTTGAAATACGCCGTTAGTGTTGTGGTTTCGAATCTTTAACTTCTTAAGATAACCTGACTGAATTATATGTTAGGGTGATGGAAATATGTTAGGGGGATGGAAAAGATAATCAGGGATATTATCGTAAGAACGTATTTCTCTGCAGAACAGTGGGTTCAGTAGTTTATCTCCAACTAATCCTGTATACTAGCTGTGGACAGCCTATCCCGGGAAACTTTATAACTTTTTCCGCCCAGCTCACTTTCTCCCACCCcttactacgcttgccttctcttggaattcactgcTTTACCCTACGGGGCCATAAGTGATCTTCTCTCCCCATTACACGTCTTACCAGTACCCATTTATTCGGCTTCATTTCAGCTagaatattgtaacgtgcttccacagaacctcgacggaagaagcagaagatgaaggactgacccgcggagaaaaaggaagaaaaagagagagctgaaggacgctgctaggcttcctgcttccatcctgcttcgaccggtcccctctttgaataaacccccgtgcgtgcaaagcacgtaacaggttggtgagaggtgccgggtatcgaccacggagcattccatctaccgaaggagccgtagactcgcaggcttcccaccactgccatcggacatgcctggagacgacaatgctgagcaacccgggctatccacagcgaacaactggccacattatcgagagccccgcacattttttggaaaacctgaagaggacgttgacgagtggctgaaacactacgagcgggtgagcaaatacaatcgatggaacgctgctactaaactggctaacgttgtgtttttccttgccgccactgcccttgactggttcgacaatcatgaggatacactgagttcatgggctacctttacgaccgagataaagaaaaattttggggatgaatcggcaaagaagaagcgtgcggaacagacattgcttcaccgcgcgcaagtatcCGGAGAAACTTGCatggcatacatcgaagccatcttaaagttatgcaagctagttaactccagaatgcttgaagaagacaaagtcggccaccttctaaaaggaattgcggaagatgtttacaatttcctgattagcaaagagagcctgagcaccaccgctgacgttttagaacattgcagaacatttgaagctcttaagctgcgtcgaatcacccctaaattcggaagattggccaatgtcacctctatagccagtgttgaagccagtcctccaaattctatggctgatatgattcgagagattgtgcgcgaggaattgtccagatcccgggataccttctgccacacacaatatctgcggcacagttctgcaccggaggaagatgttgccgccctgtcgactccgtgggctccacccaacggcactttgcccatggacgatcggaacattgcccaacgttatcgccaccagccgacagaaaggaggcgcacctacccagaagacgtggttcgtcagcagcgagatcctggcttcagccaacgtcgcgactttgttcgccaggactcttatggcggtcgctggcgctctcaacctttgtgctaccggtgtggcattgcagggcatatcgctagatattgccgccgtcgtttcccaacttctcaagactgccaacccccggcgaatacttacgggcaactgcacaccgcgcagcagagacccccaacgtccgcttgggacccgtaccgtccgagcaatttgcggagttcatcacccgcatctgaccgcagtgtgacgccgccacctcagcgccaacggcggtcaccttctcctcgacgtcgtgcatcccctccgcctccgggaaactaggaggcgcggccgatggaggtgaggccgccggcgagtcgatgacgtccaatctacctctgcccgtgtttatgttgaagaacaaactggaagtgtttattgatggtgtgaaaacaatggctcttgtggacactggtgctaccgtatccgttatgagtttgaggtttaagaatcgtttaggtaggaaagtgatgtttagtggtgaccgtgcagcgttattccgtggtgtcggtggtgaacctttggttccacttggtgtgtgtgcttcggatgttgttattggtggtctaacgtttagaacagaattcgcagtgctaccacggtcaacgcatgatgtgattcttgggattgattttctgcaagagtgtggtgcaactttagactgtcgtacgggagaagttgctttgaattcttcgttactttcagctcttgtggataactcgacaccggattttggagcatttgcggtggaagaagatactattgtaccagctttctctgcagcattcgtgcgggtttcctctattcacaatcagtgcgaatcttttgaagctgtggtagagcctacgacactcgcctgctctaagaagagtatcgtcgtgcctcgttgcgtcgttcccgtggtgagaggccgtaccgagctgtggacagtgaaccactctgaagagccagctgtgttgccccggggcctcaaactcgcccgtttcgaggaaggtgtgtcaggtttcgtcgcggcgttaaccaactctgtcagcgagcagcacgtgaaaagagatatggagacccaagttaaggctatgattaatcaggctctttccccaaccgagcgtcacactctagtggaactccttctgaaacacgtgttcgtgttcgactttgccaaagacgattcaacaccaccgcctaccagtcgtattcatcacacgatcaacaccggctccgcacctcctatacgccagaagccctatcgagtctcagccactgaacgtaagttaatagatgaccaagttcaagagatgctaaagcgaggcataattcgagaatcctccagtccttgggcggctccagttatccttgttaagaaaaaagatggcacatggaggttctgtgttgactaccgtcgcttaaatacggccacgaagaaggacgtctacccgcttccacgtatagatgacgcaattgattgtctgcactccgcttcatacttttcttctattgatttgagatccggctactggcaaatccccgtgcacgctgcagataaggaaaaaacggcattcattacaccagacggactttacgagttcaacgttatgcctttcggattatgtaatgcacctgcaacattcgagcggttcatggatacaatcctgcgtggcctcaagtggcaaatttgtttatgttatctggacgacgttgtaatttttggcaaaacgtttagtgagcacaaccgccgtctggatattgtgcttgattgcatggaacgagctggccttatcctcaattccaagaaatgtcattttgggaaccgtgaaacaattgttcttggtcatttagttgataaagaaggtgttcgaccagatccaaagaaaattgaagctgtcaaaagttttacggtgcctcaatcagtgaaagagctgcagagttttttagggctctgctcgtactttcgacgctttatagctaggtttgcggacatcg includes these proteins:
- the LOC144102126 gene encoding uncharacterized protein LOC144102126 isoform X2 encodes the protein MLGQPKQKSKEEDARKKRDRHKTGGGSAQCTVSAQSEQVIAVASHIMTRVGNQTDSDGGIDLPPVASLPVIRLLQPMVDGAGNEEFHYADKGCIG